DNA sequence from the Stenotrophomonas sp. 24(2023) genome:
TGCCCCGCCACCGCGCCAGCCGGGCCGCAGCGGCCTGCATCGCCTGGTAGGCGACCGGGACCACCAGCAGGCTCAGCACGGTGGAACTGAGCAGGCCGCCGATCACCGCCACCGCCATCGGCTGCCGGAAGCTGGCGTCGGCGCCGATGCCCACCGCGATCGGCAACATGCCGGCCACCATCGCCACGGAGGTCATCAGGATCGGGCGCGCGCGGGTGCGGCAGGCATCGAGCAGCGCCTCGCGGCTGCCCAGGCCGGCCCGCATCGCGGTACTGGCGTGTTCCACCAGCAGGATCGCGTTCTTGCTGACAATGCCCATCAGCATCACCACGCCCAGCATCGAGGGGATGTCCAGCTGCGCCCCGGCCACCACCAGCGCCACCACCGCGCCGCAGGCCGACAGCGGGATGGCGGTCAGGATGGTCAGCGGCTGCGCGAGGTTGCCCAGCAGCAGCACCAGCACGCCGTAGACACAGACCACCGCCAGCAGCATCGCCCAGCCGAACGAAGCGGCCAGCTCGCCGGCCCATTCGGCATCGCCGGACTGCAGCAGGCCGACCGACGCCGGCAAGGCCTGCACCGCCGGCAAGGCGCGGACCTGCGCCAATGCCCGGCCCAGCGGCACGCCGCCGAGATCGGCCACCAGGGTGACCTGGCGCACGCGGTCGTAACGGTCCACCTGGGCCGGGCCGCTTTCGAGCGCGATGTCGGCCACGTTGGCCAGCGGCAGCAGTCCCGCACGGCCGCGCACCTGCAGGTTGCCCAGCGTGCTGTCCTCGGCCAGCAGCGCCCGCGGCAGGCGCACGCGCACATCCAGCTGGCGCTGTTCCAGGCTCAGCCGTGGCAGCGCGGCACTGAAGTCGCCACTGCTGGCGATGCGGATGGTCTCGCCCAGCGCCGCCGCGGTCAGGCCCTGCTCGGCCGCCGCCGCTGCGCGCGGGCGCACCACCATTTCCGGACGGTCCGGCCCGGCGGTGGTGCGCACGTTGGACAGGCCGGCGATGCCGCGCATGCCACGCATCACCGAAGACGCCGCGTGGGCCAGCGCCGTCGGGCTGTCGCTGGCCAGGATCAGCTCCAGGCGTTCGCCCAGCGCACCGGCACCGACGGCGAAGCGTGCGCCCGGCACGGCCTGCAACGCCTGCCGGATGCGCGCCTCGATCTGCTGCTGCGACGGCCGTTCGGCCGCTGGCACCAGCAGCACGGCCAGGCTGGCGCGCCCGGGGTCGGCACGCGCGCCGCCGTCCGGTCCGGCCGGCGCGGCGCCGGCGGCGATGTACACGCCGCGCACGCCGGCCAGCCCGGCAATCGCGCGGCGTGCCTGCTCGGCCCGTGCCAGCGTCGCCTGCAAGCTCCCGCCCGGCGGCAGTTCCAGCTGCACCGAGGTGTAACCACGGTCCGCCGCCGGTACCAGGCCGGCCGGCAGCTGCGTGGCCAGCAGCAGCGATCCCACCACCGTGCCCAGCGCGAGCAGCAGCGTCCGCAGCGGCCGCCGCAGCGCCGCATCGGCCAGCCGCAGGTAGGCGCGCATCCAGCGCCCTTCCTCGTTGCCATGCATCTGCAGCGGCGCATCGCGCAGCAGCGCTACCGCCAGCAGCGGCGTGACCAGGCGTGCCACCAGCAGCGAGGCCAGCACCGCGATCACCGTCGTCCAGCCGAACTGGCGGAAGAACAGCCCGGCCGTTCCGCTCATCAACGCGGTCGGCAGGAACACCACCACCAGGGTCAGCGTGGTGGCCAGCACGGCCAGTGCGATTTCATTGACCGCCGCCTCGGTGACCTCGCGGATCGGCTTGCCGCCCACCCGGTGCCGTTGGATGTTCTCCACCTCCACGATGGCATCGTCCACCAGGATGCCGACGATCACCGCCAGCGCCAGCAGGGTCAGCGTGTTGAGCGAATACCCCAGCCACTGCATGCCGATGAAGGTCGGCAGGATCGACAGCGGCAGCGCGGCGGCCGCGACCAGCGTCGCCCGCCAGTCGCGCAGGAACCACCACACCACCAGCACCGCCAGCAGCGCGCCTTCCCACAGCATCTGCATGGAGCCGCGGTACTGCTCGTGGGTGTAGTCGACCCGGTTCACCACTTCGGTGGCGCGCAGGCCGGGGTGTTCACGCACCAGCTGCTGCATCGCCGCGGCCACCCCGGCCGCCAGCGCCAGCTGGTCGCGGTCACGGGCACGGAAGATCTCCACGCCGATCACCGCTGCGCCGTCCAGTGTGGCCGCACGGGTGCGCAGCGCATGGCCATCACGCACGCGGGCCACCTCGTCCAGGCGCAGTTCGCGCCCATCGGCCAGCGCCACCGGCAGCGCGGCGACCTCCTCTGCACGCGCGGCCAGGGCGATCACCCGCACGGCCTGCTGGCCACCGCCCAGTTCGCTGCGGCCACCGGAAGACTGCTGCTGGTTCAGGCGCAGGGCACGCGACACATCGGCCACGGTGACCCCCAGCGCCGACAGCCGCGCCGGGTCCACCTCCACTTCGATTTCGCGGTCCACCCCGCCCACCCGGCCCACCGCCTCCACGCCGGGAATACGGCGCAGACGCCGGGTCAGCGCATCGTCGATGAACCATGACAGTGCCGCCTCATCCATCGCCGGCGAGGACAGCGCATAGGTCAGCACCGGGCTGACCGAAACGTGCACCGCCGACACCGTCGGCGGCAGCAGGTCGCTGGGCAGGTCCGCGCGGGTGCGGTCCACCGCATCCTTGGCTTCGATCAGCGCATCGGACAATGATTTGCCCAGCTCGAACTCGACGCGGATCGAGACCACGCCGTCACGGATCGAGGTGCGCAGGTGCTTGAGCGAGGGCAGCGTGGACAGCGCGTCCTCCACCTTGCGCGCCACCTCGCTTTCCAGCTGGCTGGGCACGGCACCGGGCTGGGCCAGGGTCACCTGCACCGTCGGCAGCTCGATGTCCGGATAGTCCTGCACCGGCAGCTGCTGGAAGCTGCGCAGCCCGCCCAGCACCAGCAGCACGAACAGCAGCACCACCGCGAACGGGTGGCGCAGCGACCAGGTCGCCAGGCTCACGGCAGGCCGCCCTTGGCCACGCCTGCCGGCAGGACCGCGCTGCGTACCCGGTCACCATCGGCGAGGAACCCCGCACCGGCCACCGCCACCGATTCGCCCACGGCCAGGCCCTGCACGATCTCGACGCGCTCGCCGCGGTGGCGCCCGGTCTGCACGCGGCGCTGCACCGCCGCCAACGTATCCCCCGCGGCATCGCCGGCAGCCTGGACCACGAACACCTGCGGCCGGCCGTCACGGATCACCACCGCCTCGGCGGGCACCGACACCGCCTGCACCTGCCCACCGAGCAGGCGCCCGCTGGCATACATGCCAGCGCGGGCGCTGCCGGCATTGTCCAGCTGCACATGCACCACCTGCAGGCGGCGGCTGCTGTCCAGCGCCGGTGCCAGCAGGCGCACGTGGCCTTCGGCCTGGCTGCCATCGGGCAGTGCCAGGACCGCACGCTGACCGACCCGCAGGCGCGTGGCCTGAGCGGTGGGCACTTCCGCGCGCCATTCCAGGGTGTTGTCCACGATCAGGCGGAACAGCGGCTCGCCGCCCACCGGCACCATGCCCAGGCTGGCCAGCCGTGCCGACAGCACGCCGGCCGCCGGGGCACGCACCCGCGTATTGGCCAGGGCCACCGCATTGCCCTGCAGCTGCGCCCGGGCCACGCCGACCTGGGCCTGCGCCACGCGCGCGTGGGTCACGCTGGTCTGGATGTCCTGTTCGCTCAACGCGCCCGCGCTGCGCTGGCGCAGTGCACGCTGTGCATTCTGCGCGGCCTGCTGCGCGCTGGCCTCGGCCTGCTCCAGTGTCGCCTGCAGTTCGGCCTGGCGCGCACGCAACGGGCGGTCATCCAGTTCGGCCAGCACCTGGCCCTGCACCACCGTGTCGCCGACATCGGCCGGCAGCCGTGCGATCGACAGGCCGGCCGCTGCTGCTGCCACCACCGCTTCATGCTGTGCGAACACGCTGCCGTCAGCGCGCACTTCGCTGGGCCACCACTGCTGGGTGGCCGTGGCCAGCGTCACGGTCATCGCCGGCGGTGCCGGCGGCGCACCTGCCGGCGTGCGCCGCAGCGCCACGCCGAGCACCAGGGCCACCGCCACCACCAGTACGCCGGCCACCAGCAGCAGGCGCCGCCGGCGCACACGCCCACGGGCCGTTGCGGCCACGGAAAGATCGACACCCACCTGAGTTACCTCGTCCGCTGTGCGACAGGCCCACGCCCGTCCTGCATGCCAGCATCGCAGCGACTTTTTA
Encoded proteins:
- a CDS encoding efflux RND transporter periplasmic adaptor subunit, giving the protein MAATARGRVRRRRLLLVAGVLVVAVALVLGVALRRTPAGAPPAPPAMTVTLATATQQWWPSEVRADGSVFAQHEAVVAAAAAGLSIARLPADVGDTVVQGQVLAELDDRPLRARQAELQATLEQAEASAQQAAQNAQRALRQRSAGALSEQDIQTSVTHARVAQAQVGVARAQLQGNAVALANTRVRAPAAGVLSARLASLGMVPVGGEPLFRLIVDNTLEWRAEVPTAQATRLRVGQRAVLALPDGSQAEGHVRLLAPALDSSRRLQVVHVQLDNAGSARAGMYASGRLLGGQVQAVSVPAEAVVIRDGRPQVFVVQAAGDAAGDTLAAVQRRVQTGRHRGERVEIVQGLAVGESVAVAGAGFLADGDRVRSAVLPAGVAKGGLP
- a CDS encoding efflux RND transporter permease subunit, with product MSLATWSLRHPFAVVLLFVLLVLGGLRSFQQLPVQDYPDIELPTVQVTLAQPGAVPSQLESEVARKVEDALSTLPSLKHLRTSIRDGVVSIRVEFELGKSLSDALIEAKDAVDRTRADLPSDLLPPTVSAVHVSVSPVLTYALSSPAMDEAALSWFIDDALTRRLRRIPGVEAVGRVGGVDREIEVEVDPARLSALGVTVADVSRALRLNQQQSSGGRSELGGGQQAVRVIALAARAEEVAALPVALADGRELRLDEVARVRDGHALRTRAATLDGAAVIGVEIFRARDRDQLALAAGVAAAMQQLVREHPGLRATEVVNRVDYTHEQYRGSMQMLWEGALLAVLVVWWFLRDWRATLVAAAALPLSILPTFIGMQWLGYSLNTLTLLALAVIVGILVDDAIVEVENIQRHRVGGKPIREVTEAAVNEIALAVLATTLTLVVVFLPTALMSGTAGLFFRQFGWTTVIAVLASLLVARLVTPLLAVALLRDAPLQMHGNEEGRWMRAYLRLADAALRRPLRTLLLALGTVVGSLLLATQLPAGLVPAADRGYTSVQLELPPGGSLQATLARAEQARRAIAGLAGVRGVYIAAGAAPAGPDGGARADPGRASLAVLLVPAAERPSQQQIEARIRQALQAVPGARFAVGAGALGERLELILASDSPTALAHAASSVMRGMRGIAGLSNVRTTAGPDRPEMVVRPRAAAAAEQGLTAAALGETIRIASSGDFSAALPRLSLEQRQLDVRVRLPRALLAEDSTLGNLQVRGRAGLLPLANVADIALESGPAQVDRYDRVRQVTLVADLGGVPLGRALAQVRALPAVQALPASVGLLQSGDAEWAGELAASFGWAMLLAVVCVYGVLVLLLGNLAQPLTILTAIPLSACGAVVALVVAGAQLDIPSMLGVVMLMGIVSKNAILLVEHASTAMRAGLGSREALLDACRTRARPILMTSVAMVAGMLPIAVGIGADASFRQPMAVAVIGGLLSSTVLSLLVVPVAYQAMQAAAARLARWRGRA